The Lutibacter sp. Hel_I_33_5 genome has a window encoding:
- a CDS encoding DUF6370 family protein: protein MKKLLLVFVLILTSCAEQKAKKQLAEVSCGQCKFGLESQSGCDLAIKIDDKAYFVDGVHIDDYGDAHDLNTGFCNVIRKAEVVGEIKNNRFFASSLKLVDSE, encoded by the coding sequence ATGAAAAAATTACTTTTAGTATTCGTACTGATTTTAACTTCTTGTGCAGAACAGAAAGCAAAAAAACAACTTGCAGAAGTTTCTTGTGGTCAATGTAAGTTTGGATTAGAAAGTCAAAGTGGTTGCGATTTAGCCATAAAAATTGACGACAAAGCTTATTTTGTTGATGGTGTACATATTGATGATTATGGTGATGCACACGATCTTAACACAGGTTTTTGTAATGTTATCAGAAAAGCAGAAGTTGTTGGCGAGATTAAAAATAATCGCTTTTTCGCTTCCTCATTAAAATTAGTTGATAGCGAATAA
- a CDS encoding glutamine--tRNA ligase/YqeY domain fusion protein has translation MSEESKSLNFLEQIIEEDLANGMPKENLRFRFPPEPNGYLHIGHTKAIGISFGLGEKYDAPVNLRFDDTNPAKEEQEYVDAIKADIKWLGYTWANELYSSDYFQQLYDWAILLIKDGKAYVDSQSSEAMREQKGTPTQVGTNSPFRDRTIEENLELFQGMKDDKFKEGDHTLRAKIDMADDNMLMRDPLMYRIMYKDHHRTGSDWCIYPMYDWTHGESDYIEQISHSLCSLEFKPHRKLYNWFREHVYEYSKSEFPNPPKQREFSRLNLSYTIMSKRKLLKLVEENIVSGWDDPRMPTISGLRRRGYTPASIRNFIETVGVSKRENVIDVALLEFKIREDLNNTAKRVMGVLDPVKVIIDNYPEDKEEILDANYNDYEEGFGSREVPFSREIYIEREDFREEANKKFFRLKLGKEVRLKNAYFITATSCEKDENGNITVIHCTYDPLTKSGMDTEESKRKVKGTLHWVSVKHAIKAEVRAYDRLFLDEAPDSHKDKDYMEFVNPNSLEKITAFLEPSLQTAKIGERFQFQRLGYFNVDDDSTSENLVFNKTVGLRDNWSKK, from the coding sequence ATGTCAGAAGAATCAAAATCTTTAAATTTTTTAGAACAAATTATTGAAGAAGATTTGGCAAATGGAATGCCGAAAGAAAATTTACGTTTTCGTTTTCCACCAGAACCTAATGGATATTTACATATTGGTCATACTAAGGCAATCGGAATTAGTTTTGGTTTGGGTGAAAAATATGATGCGCCTGTAAATCTTCGTTTTGATGATACAAACCCTGCCAAAGAAGAGCAAGAATATGTTGATGCAATTAAAGCAGATATTAAATGGTTAGGATATACTTGGGCAAACGAATTGTATTCTTCAGACTATTTTCAACAATTATATGATTGGGCTATTTTATTGATAAAAGACGGAAAAGCATATGTAGATTCTCAATCTTCTGAAGCTATGCGTGAACAAAAAGGAACACCTACACAAGTTGGAACAAACAGCCCTTTTAGAGATAGAACTATTGAAGAAAACTTGGAATTATTCCAAGGAATGAAAGATGATAAGTTTAAAGAAGGTGATCATACATTACGAGCAAAAATTGACATGGCTGATGATAATATGTTAATGAGAGATCCATTAATGTATAGAATTATGTACAAAGATCATCATAGAACTGGTTCAGATTGGTGTATTTATCCAATGTATGATTGGACACATGGTGAAAGCGATTATATTGAACAAATATCTCACTCTTTATGTTCATTAGAATTTAAACCTCACAGAAAACTATACAACTGGTTTCGTGAGCATGTGTATGAATATAGCAAATCAGAATTTCCAAACCCACCGAAACAACGTGAGTTTTCTAGATTAAACTTAAGTTATACCATTATGAGCAAACGTAAGTTGCTAAAATTGGTAGAAGAAAATATTGTATCTGGTTGGGACGATCCTAGAATGCCAACTATTTCTGGTTTAAGAAGACGTGGGTATACACCAGCTTCCATCAGAAATTTTATTGAAACTGTTGGAGTTTCTAAGCGCGAGAATGTAATTGATGTAGCTCTTTTAGAATTCAAAATTCGAGAAGATTTAAACAACACTGCAAAAAGAGTGATGGGCGTTTTAGATCCTGTAAAAGTGATTATCGATAATTATCCTGAAGATAAAGAAGAAATTTTAGATGCTAATTATAATGATTATGAAGAAGGGTTTGGAAGTAGAGAAGTTCCTTTTTCTAGAGAGATTTATATAGAACGAGAAGATTTTAGAGAAGAAGCAAATAAAAAATTCTTCCGATTAAAATTAGGGAAAGAAGTACGTTTAAAAAATGCCTATTTTATTACAGCAACTAGTTGCGAAAAAGATGAAAACGGAAATATTACTGTAATTCATTGTACCTATGATCCGTTAACAAAATCTGGAATGGATACCGAAGAAAGCAAACGAAAAGTAAAAGGTACGTTGCATTGGGTTTCTGTAAAACATGCTATAAAAGCAGAAGTTAGAGCGTATGATAGACTGTTTTTAGATGAAGCGCCAGATAGCCATAAAGACAAAGATTATATGGAGTTTGTAAATCCAAATTCTTTAGAAAAAATTACTGCTTTTTTAGAACCTAGTTTACAAACTGCAAAAATTGGAGAGCGTTTTCAGTTTCAACGTTTAGGGTATTTTAATGTTGATGATGATTCTACTTCAGAAAACTTAGTATTCAATAAAACAGTTGGATTAAGAGATAATTGGTCTAAAAAATAA
- the pgk gene encoding phosphoglycerate kinase, whose protein sequence is MKILKDFNFENKKAIIRVDFNVPLNDEFKVTDATRIQAAKSTIIDILEQGGSCVLMSHLGRPKGVQDQFSLRHIVAKATEILGVNVKFVDDCVGEKADEAVTNLEAGEILLLENLRFYDEEKKGDKDFAEKLAKHGDIYVNDAFGTAHRAHASTTIIAQFFEDNKCFGNLLTREIESIDKVLNNSEKPVLAILGGAKVSSKITVIENILDKVDHLIIGGGMSFTFIKAQGGKIGNSICEDDKMELALDLLKQAKAKNVQVHIPVDVVAADDFSNDANQQILDIDKIPDGWEGVDAGPKSREIFDGIVNQCKTILWNGPLGVFEMESFAGGTIALGHSIDKATKNGTFSLVGGGDSVAAVKQFGFADKVSYVSTGGGAMLEMLEGKSLPGIEAILK, encoded by the coding sequence ATGAAAATATTAAAAGATTTTAATTTCGAAAACAAAAAAGCGATAATTCGTGTAGATTTTAACGTGCCTTTAAACGACGAGTTTAAAGTAACAGATGCCACTAGAATTCAGGCAGCAAAATCAACAATTATAGATATTTTAGAACAAGGAGGAAGCTGTGTTTTAATGTCGCATTTAGGAAGACCAAAAGGAGTTCAAGATCAATTTTCTTTACGTCATATTGTAGCAAAAGCAACAGAAATTTTAGGTGTAAATGTAAAGTTTGTTGATGATTGTGTTGGTGAAAAAGCTGATGAAGCTGTTACTAATTTAGAAGCTGGAGAAATTTTATTATTAGAGAACCTTCGTTTTTATGATGAAGAGAAAAAAGGTGATAAAGATTTTGCTGAGAAGTTAGCAAAACATGGAGATATCTATGTAAATGATGCTTTTGGAACTGCGCATAGAGCGCATGCTTCTACAACTATTATTGCTCAATTTTTTGAAGATAATAAATGTTTTGGAAACTTATTAACAAGAGAGATTGAAAGTATAGATAAGGTTTTAAACAATTCGGAAAAACCTGTTTTGGCAATTTTAGGAGGTGCAAAAGTATCATCGAAAATTACTGTTATCGAAAATATTTTAGACAAAGTAGACCACTTAATTATTGGTGGTGGAATGAGTTTTACCTTTATTAAAGCGCAAGGAGGAAAGATTGGAAACTCTATTTGTGAAGATGATAAAATGGAATTGGCTTTAGATCTTTTAAAACAAGCAAAAGCTAAAAACGTACAAGTTCATATTCCTGTAGATGTTGTTGCTGCTGATGATTTCTCTAATGATGCCAATCAACAAATTCTTGATATTGATAAAATTCCTGATGGATGGGAAGGTGTTGATGCGGGTCCAAAATCAAGAGAAATTTTTGATGGAATTGTAAATCAATGTAAAACTATTTTATGGAATGGACCTTTAGGTGTTTTTGAAATGGAATCTTTTGCTGGCGGAACAATTGCTCTTGGGCACTCTATTGATAAAGCTACTAAAAACGGAACGTTTTCTTTAGTTGGTGGTGGAGACTCTGTTGCTGCTGTTAAACAATTCGGTTTTGCTGATAAAGTAAGTTATGTTTCTACTGGTGGAGGTGCTATGTTAGAAATGTTAGAAGGAAAATCTTTACCAGGAATTGAAGCTATTTTAAAATAA
- the folB gene encoding dihydroneopterin aldolase: MGRIKVSNIKLYAYHGCLDEEAKIGSWYRVDVEVKADLKKSSKSDELSDTVDYVLLNYIVKQEMAIRSKLLEEVAQRIMTRFFDEISMLEKAEVSVAKLNPPIGGNVAEVAVILSKKRKK; the protein is encoded by the coding sequence ATGGGAAGAATTAAAGTGAGCAATATAAAATTGTACGCCTATCATGGATGTTTAGATGAAGAAGCGAAAATTGGTTCTTGGTATAGAGTTGATGTTGAGGTTAAGGCTGATTTAAAAAAATCTTCTAAATCAGATGAACTTTCTGATACGGTAGACTATGTATTGTTAAACTATATTGTAAAACAAGAAATGGCAATACGTTCTAAATTATTAGAAGAAGTAGCTCAACGCATAATGACACGTTTTTTTGATGAAATTTCGATGCTAGAAAAAGCAGAAGTATCAGTGGCAAAATTAAATCCGCCAATTGGTGGAAATGTTGCTGAGGTTGCAGTAATTCTATCAAAAAAGCGTAAAAAGTAA
- a CDS encoding aldo/keto reductase, protein MKYTTLPNTDVKVSKICLGTMTWGMQNTEAEAHEQMDYALEKGVNFFDAAELYPVPATPESYGDTERIIGSWFKKTGNREKVVLTSKIAGGGDYTAHIRKDGFSKRAIIEALENSLQRLQTDYIDLYQLHWPSRGVNCFGVRDYPFKTATKEAENHLEILETLQDFIKQGKIKHIGLSNETPWGTMKYLQTSEANKLPRPVTIQNSYSLIHRGYEVGMSEVSLRENIGLLAYSPLAQGILTGKYLNGNLPEGARGTLFPRFVARYTSESSTTAVSKYLEIAKRNNISLTELSLAFINQLPFVTSNIIGATKMSQLKENIGSININLSDETLSEIEKVHQEIPNPAP, encoded by the coding sequence ATGAAATACACAACCTTACCAAATACCGATGTAAAAGTTTCTAAAATCTGTTTAGGAACCATGACTTGGGGAATGCAAAACACAGAAGCAGAAGCACATGAGCAAATGGATTATGCTTTAGAAAAAGGGGTCAATTTTTTTGATGCTGCAGAATTATATCCTGTTCCTGCAACTCCAGAAAGTTATGGTGATACAGAAAGAATTATTGGATCTTGGTTTAAAAAAACTGGGAATAGAGAAAAGGTTGTTCTAACGTCTAAAATTGCTGGTGGTGGAGATTATACAGCTCATATTAGAAAAGATGGGTTTAGTAAAAGAGCCATTATTGAAGCTCTAGAAAATAGTTTACAGCGTTTACAAACCGATTATATAGATTTATATCAATTACATTGGCCATCAAGAGGTGTTAATTGTTTTGGGGTTAGAGATTACCCTTTTAAGACAGCAACCAAAGAAGCTGAAAATCACTTAGAAATTTTAGAAACTCTGCAAGATTTTATCAAACAAGGAAAAATAAAACACATTGGTTTATCTAATGAAACTCCTTGGGGAACCATGAAATATTTGCAAACTTCAGAAGCTAATAAGTTACCAAGACCCGTTACTATTCAGAATTCCTATTCTTTAATTCATAGAGGGTATGAAGTTGGAATGAGTGAAGTTTCTTTAAGAGAAAATATAGGTTTATTGGCGTATTCACCCTTAGCACAAGGTATTCTAACTGGAAAATATTTAAACGGAAATTTACCGGAAGGAGCTAGAGGAACCTTATTTCCTCGTTTTGTGGCTAGATATACATCAGAAAGTTCTACAACCGCTGTGTCAAAATATTTAGAGATTGCTAAAAGAAATAATATCTCATTAACAGAATTGTCTTTGGCTTTTATCAATCAATTACCGTTTGTAACTTCTAATATTATTGGTGCAACAAAAATGAGTCAATTAAAAGAAAATATTGGAAGTATTAATATTAATTTATCTGATGAAACTTTATCTGAAATTGAAAAAGTACATCAAGAAATTCCTAATCCAGCACCATAG
- a CDS encoding zinc ribbon domain-containing protein encodes MNNKPLNYTCPKCSSKHYKVGQLRATGGTLSKIFDIQNQKYSSVTCERCSYTEFYKAETGALSNIFDFFTG; translated from the coding sequence ATGAATAACAAACCATTAAATTATACCTGTCCAAAATGTTCAAGTAAACATTATAAAGTTGGACAGTTGAGAGCTACTGGCGGAACTTTATCTAAAATTTTTGACATTCAAAATCAGAAATACTCAAGTGTAACTTGTGAACGTTGTAGTTATACCGAATTTTATAAAGCAGAAACTGGCGCATTAAGTAATATTTTTGATTTCTTTACAGGATAA